Proteins encoded together in one Prionailurus viverrinus isolate Anna chromosome B1, UM_Priviv_1.0, whole genome shotgun sequence window:
- the PNMA2 gene encoding paraneoplastic antigen Ma2, with the protein MALALLEDWCRIMSVDDQKSLMVLGIPVDCDEAEIQGVLQETLKSLGRYRLLGKIFRKQDNANAVLLELMEDTDVSVIPSEVQGKGGVWKVIFKTPNQDTEFLERLNLFLEKEGQTVSGMFRALGHEGLSPATVPCVSPELLAHVLGQAIAHAPQPLLPMRYRKLRIFSGSAVPAPEEEPFEIWLEQATEIVKEWPVAEAEKKRWLTESLRGPALDLMHIIQADNAAISVEECLEAFKQVFGSLESRRTSQVKYLKTYQEEGEKVSAYVLRLETLLRRAVEKRAIPRNIADQVRLEQVMAGASLSEVLWCRLRELKDQGPPPSFLELMKVIREEEEEEASFENENIEEPDEGDGYGPWDNEAED; encoded by the coding sequence ATGGCGCTGGCACTGTTAGAGGACTGGTGCAGGATAATGAGCGTGGATGATCAGAAATCGCTGATGGTTCTGGGGATACCAGTGGACTGTGATGAGGCTGAGATTCAAGGGGTTCTCCAGGAGACTTTAAAGTCTCTGGGCAGGTATAGGCTGCTCGGCAAAATATTCAGGAAGCAGGACAATGCCAATGCTGTCTTACTAGAGCTTATGGAGGATACTGATGTCTCGGTGATCCCCAGTGAGGTTCAGGGAAAAGGGGGTGTCTGGAAAGTGATCTTTAAGACCCCTAACCAGGACACTGAATTTCTGGAACGACTGAACCTCTTTCTGGAAAAAGAGGGGCAGACAGTCTCCGGTATGTTCCGAGCCCTCGGGCACGAGGGGTTGTCTCCAGCCACGGTGCCCTGCGTGTCCCCAGAGTTACTGGCTCACGTGTTGGGACAGGCGATAGCTCATGCCCCTCAGCCCCTGCTACCCATGAGATACCGGAAACTGAGAATATTCTCGGGGAGCGCCGTGCCCGCCCCAGAGGAAGAGCCCTTTGAAATCTGGTTGGAACAGGCCACTGAGATCGTCAAAGAGTGGCCGGTagcagaggcagaaaagaaaaggtgGTTGACGGAAAGCCTGCGTGGCCCTGCCCTGGACCTCATGCATATAATACAGGCAGACAATGCAGCCATAAGCGTGGAAGAGTGTTTGGAGGCGTTTAAGCAAGTGTTTGGAAGCCTGGAGAGCCGCAGGACCTCCCAGGTGAAATACCTGAAGACGTatcaggaggagggggaaaaggtCTCGGCCTACGTGTTGCGGTTAGAAACCCTGCTCCGGCGTGCCGTGGAGAAACGCGCCATCCCCAGGAATATCGCAGATCAGGTCCGCCTGGAGCAGGTCATGGCCGGGGCCAGCCTCAGCGAAGTCCTTTGGTGCAGGCTGAGAGAACTCAAAGATCAAGGGCCACCTCCCAGCTTCCTCGAGTTAATGAAGGTGATccgggaggaagaggaggaagaggcctCTTTTGAAAACGAGAATATTGAAGAGCCAGATGAAGGGGATGGCTATGGCCCCTGGGATAACGAGGCAGAGGACTAA